The Aureispira anguillae genome contains a region encoding:
- a CDS encoding gliding motility-associated C-terminal domain-containing protein gives MNSKILHLIIFIGFIVVFCQQAIQGQSVKGAELSYQYLTTNTYEVVLDVYADCSKLPLGANQTINITAPSCGISSGTMLVNLQSGFPSDISPICLDSANTCNGGNFLGIEHYQYKGLATITNTCSDVVFSWDYFHRQAGINTLTLPAMQGIHIEASLDAMIGTNNSAPEFLYEPLFFTCLNQVVTYNNRAIDADGDSLVYALVDCQKSVGLSVDYSGTYSGVNPFSSNLPNLSIDPQTGAITFNANGANNNVLTCVQVDEYRGGVKIGSIVRDVQLKMGTCTNTLPTITGINGSTKYQINALENKPLSFYVIANDLNNNNATILDLTYENSIAGATFAQQPDPTIGPHAIRGVFNWVPTAADLGEHLFTLEIEDGNCPRLGKAVTTYTVRVLPAASSGVVDAGPDLTICLGDSAQLDVTSGAVTYQWTPAIGLSDATLKNPKASPPTTTTYQVLATNSDGTTSTDQVVVNVLALPMALIDTQTTTTHLCHGGDIHLFSASLGPIRYHWNGPNGFLSNLQNPSIYGATSIHEGYYYLQIEDTITGCYSGYDSIYVDVHAMPSAPFIAGPGTTCSGNAFRIDELLWVSCDSFSWIGPMGPQPGTPSFVEVYPGDANYRTGMWVLQCIDTVAGCITTSDPEFVVVDPTPPPPVPTSNGPICIGDTLKLSAPLVLTANANWYSNPGGTFFVNSGPTISIVGVTTDTTFYVQYRTPNGCRSTIEAISVQVLPPAATPDISPDLTICEGDEIYLYTNSTSVDSFLWTHATRVLPNQPDFSIDPSILADSGIYNLAIVDTNGCRSLDTSVHVTIHPKPIAPTAVSNSPICEGETLQLFHIGGCDESHWIAPNGAIIIQTTDTLSIAAATSNYLAGDWIFLCVDTLTGCIDSSNVVNVQINPVPPIVSTFNNGPICIGDSVRVGAALLGGASYQWYADSLLTIPIVGGVGPSVIIPNITTDSIFYVATQRANCFSVGQTLVEVHPPSAQPNISPDFDVCEGDTIFLGTTSPADDYFWTVPSGGIINAQNIAVIALNTGAYLLSIVDTNGCPVPDTSVFITVQPQPTPPTLVGPPICEGESLMLVALGACDSIEWVDPFGATFVDIDTIIILPGDPNYIDGGIWRAQCINTTTNCQSLVSLSHTARIRRIPNRPTINNNSPVCIGESVTLSTPMIGGATYKWYTADSTLYINAGALVTIPNITTDSLFLLSIEINGCTNSDTTHVLVYPQPPTPALPNSIEVCELDSIRFMTAPQTAYTWTGPNGFYSNQQNPFIYPATLADSGKYTLSIKDANLCSSEDTAVQVIVHALPLAPIITAQSTAICAGDSLFISSNTTCGKLEWEGPTGVLFLAGDSIVIDSLHPDYQNGNWTVLCMDTVTGCASRSNPLTITIKSIPALPILANTSPICEGGDVDLSMSLVAGASYQWYALDSTLIDTVPTVTIAGLNNDTIFYGVVTVNGCSNFDTTHVSVIPKTNPPNIMAQEDTLCSSSFIQFGINPPTNLSFTYNWTGPNGYVDTGIAPFISPIDTIHTGTYFLNAVDVNGCVSLDTSIFILVQSLPQKPVITGTSVLCQGDSIRLEGPTCDSLVWNNLAFSALVSVVGSPYLTIGPGMVGYDTLEHWQVRCFDRTTGCVSPYSDAFQVSVNPLPIGITPTNSGPVCFNGSATLSIPQQTNPSTYLWSTDSLMIDTIGTGTTIVVDNIITDSTFYVQVTDALGCSSIGSTTIFLSTPPIVPNATTVDSVLCEGGSFMLLELGYPMVGYDYSWTGPNGFVSIDKFPTISTATVNQAGFYTVVVIDSNGCASPSDSVYVRVNALPTKPTIVGGGNICYGSPIVLTSSSNCDSMAWLSPVRTIANAGNQLTLNTLDSGYTNTTWTLLCYDTTSGCFDSSNAVFVNLVPAPSLPIIDNNNPICYGDSAVFTTLPVLGATNIWYSDALLTDSIGAGDTLIIHNITSDSVVFLQQTVNACTAPIASDTALSLPVPPIPIVGADITVCAGEPIALTSSTPADAYWWTHPNGFNATLQNPIIPAATLADTGIYTLTLIDTNGCVAPSAFIKVSVNLPPPLPIIFADDTICQGDTMTLGCSPGSPNIISQWTTPINTILNDSIIHILNSSIHYKAGLWRLIYTNTITGCESIADTIITIDTIPNPGIILNTGPVCIGDSVTLATTQISGARTYVWYRSDTTIIGYGQTISIPNIVSDTFFGLVIRTNAGCGYFMDTNFVSVHPPLSSPPIVADTNNCVGDLLSLTTNAASGYTWTGPNGVFSYQQNPTIGPLSPADSGLYQLTIEGVNGCTSPSTVLHIAVHASPLAPIATSLSPICNGDTLYLNATTTGTCDAAYWIGPGNSTITGMNATIPADSLHYLSGNWQLFCVDTTTTCQTGSNIITSTIQTLPTINTINNGPICIGDSVQLTASIVAGANYFWYSDSLLTDTIGTSRSIWVDSILSDSTFYVTAVDTNGCSSTIASTQVLVHPMVIAPLVGADIQICEGDAIRLSTGTLAAGYHWTGPNNYSSNRANPTIFNATSVHTGTYSLSTQSINGCNSAPATLQVTVDSLPTPPTIGGFVYLCAGDSLFLNSDSTASHCDSMQWVGPNGVVAGANVAIASSDSNYSGGLWRLQCMDTTTGCWSESNPSVVIIYTTPDTQATFNNGPVCIGGDVLLNTPTAGALASYTWYADSLLTNISGTGQNPTIGGIISDTTFYLVITNGGGCTSAPIPSPVTVLPLGNAPIVPTDTQYCEGDHIILTTPTLASTYYWTSSNGFSDSLQSSTVTTSATVLDSGTYSLMVRDTNNCLSATASFHLSINPLPVSPVIVSNSPLCDGDTLRLSSSGQCGQAQWIGPYGNNPATLGSPGGVNHLWTIGSTTFIPPSDSNYGTNNWYMICIDTLTGCRATSNTIAVTIDAAPAINAISNTGPICLGDTVELSIGASSTSGTSPFVTWYTDASMSNAVATGLNPILPYISTTTTFYAQVMDTVTGCIAYDSTRVVVHPVPLTPVLPTNIILCEGDSLALTTSTVANAYHWTGPNGFTSNLQNPTAFAASILDSGTYSLSIIDSNACQSSSGNVQVVVNPIPNTPIVINNSPACTGDSILLMASAIVGATYEWFKLPSNTSVGQGQNYTLTNVTLADTGSYYVMATINGCSTSSSATVVTVYPNSTAIAVAGPDQSLCALDSTTLTAVPPSVNVIGTWTTNSGAILVNPNQASTLVANLSVGTHTFYWTLSNATCPSISTDSVVVSVTALSSDIANAGIDQHLCGDSIAMLSGNTPTSSTGRWTQTIAQANLGVTIVNASNPSTAINGLNPGNRYQFVWEFENGDCGVHSTDTVAIAIDIAPTIPAVAGTDIITCHQDTIVLSATNPSVGTGLWTTTSSAIIITPSQHNTIVTNLLQDTTLLVWTLSNGACLNYASDSMLIVLGGANPIANPDNLGSLTSNATVVVNVIPNDILTNNWDIYIHTPMSNGQMINLNNGQFELNLQGVMGAQQFIYELCNPACPANCDTALVVLEVLPVGDCDIPNIFTPNGDGVNDVFEIPCLEGNQAAWLNVFNRWGDLVYETDNYQNQWDGTHLGKALPDGTYFYIIKIENGRQLQGSVEIRR, from the coding sequence ATGAATTCAAAAATTTTACACTTAATTATATTTATTGGCTTTATTGTAGTTTTTTGTCAACAGGCAATACAGGGACAATCTGTGAAAGGAGCAGAGCTTAGTTATCAATATCTTACAACCAATACTTATGAGGTTGTGCTTGATGTCTATGCCGATTGTTCGAAATTACCGCTAGGAGCTAATCAAACGATCAATATAACAGCTCCCAGTTGTGGTATTAGTTCAGGAACCATGTTGGTCAACCTTCAAAGTGGTTTTCCAAGTGATATTTCGCCAATTTGTTTAGATTCTGCCAATACGTGCAATGGAGGAAATTTCTTAGGTATTGAACACTACCAATACAAAGGCCTAGCTACCATCACTAATACCTGTAGTGATGTTGTTTTTTCTTGGGATTACTTTCATCGACAAGCAGGAATTAACACCTTAACGCTTCCCGCTATGCAGGGCATACATATAGAAGCAAGCCTAGATGCTATGATAGGAACCAACAATAGCGCACCTGAATTTTTGTATGAACCGCTATTTTTTACTTGTCTCAATCAGGTAGTAACCTATAATAATAGAGCGATCGATGCAGATGGCGATTCTTTGGTTTATGCCTTGGTCGATTGCCAAAAATCAGTAGGACTTAGTGTTGATTACAGCGGAACTTATTCTGGAGTAAATCCTTTTTCATCCAATCTACCCAACTTATCCATTGATCCCCAAACTGGTGCTATTACATTCAATGCTAATGGTGCTAACAACAATGTGCTTACTTGTGTGCAAGTAGATGAATATAGAGGGGGAGTTAAAATAGGTTCTATTGTGCGTGATGTTCAGCTCAAAATGGGAACCTGTACCAATACACTGCCAACTATTACAGGAATAAATGGATCTACAAAGTATCAAATTAATGCATTGGAAAATAAGCCTTTGAGCTTTTATGTGATTGCCAATGATCTAAACAATAACAATGCAACGATTCTAGATTTGACCTATGAGAATTCTATTGCTGGAGCCACTTTTGCCCAGCAGCCCGATCCTACTATAGGCCCCCATGCAATTCGAGGCGTTTTTAATTGGGTGCCAACTGCTGCGGACTTAGGCGAACATCTTTTTACCTTAGAAATTGAAGATGGGAATTGTCCTCGTTTGGGGAAAGCTGTAACCACTTATACGGTTCGTGTTCTTCCTGCTGCAAGTAGTGGCGTGGTTGATGCAGGACCAGACCTAACGATTTGTTTAGGCGATTCAGCCCAACTGGATGTAACTTCTGGAGCAGTTACTTACCAATGGACACCAGCAATAGGCTTGTCAGATGCTACCCTTAAAAATCCCAAAGCTTCGCCCCCAACAACAACGACTTATCAAGTATTAGCGACCAATTCAGATGGGACTACTTCCACGGATCAAGTTGTTGTTAATGTCCTTGCTTTGCCTATGGCTCTTATTGATACTCAAACCACGACAACACATCTTTGTCATGGGGGGGATATTCATCTTTTTTCTGCTTCGTTAGGACCTATACGCTACCATTGGAATGGTCCCAATGGTTTTCTTTCTAATTTACAAAATCCTAGTATTTATGGAGCAACTTCGATTCATGAAGGATATTATTATTTACAGATAGAAGATACGATTACAGGATGTTATTCTGGATATGATTCTATTTATGTAGATGTTCATGCTATGCCTTCAGCTCCTTTTATTGCTGGTCCAGGTACAACTTGTTCTGGAAATGCTTTTAGGATTGATGAACTATTATGGGTTTCTTGTGATAGCTTCTCTTGGATAGGGCCCATGGGACCTCAACCTGGTACGCCTAGTTTTGTAGAGGTGTACCCAGGAGATGCCAATTATAGAACAGGGATGTGGGTGTTGCAATGTATTGATACGGTAGCAGGTTGTATAACTACCTCAGATCCTGAATTTGTTGTGGTAGACCCTACCCCTCCACCACCTGTACCAACCAGCAATGGGCCTATTTGCATAGGAGATACCCTAAAACTTTCAGCGCCATTAGTGCTTACCGCTAATGCCAATTGGTATTCTAATCCTGGAGGAACCTTTTTTGTGAATTCAGGACCAACAATATCCATCGTAGGAGTAACCACAGACACTACTTTTTATGTACAATATAGAACCCCCAATGGTTGTCGATCTACCATAGAAGCTATTTCTGTACAGGTGCTTCCACCAGCAGCAACTCCTGATATTTCACCTGATTTAACCATTTGTGAAGGAGATGAAATTTATTTGTATACCAACTCAACAAGTGTCGATTCGTTTTTATGGACGCATGCAACACGAGTGTTACCCAATCAACCAGATTTTTCTATTGATCCAAGTATTTTGGCTGATTCAGGAATTTATAATTTAGCAATTGTTGATACCAATGGTTGCCGATCATTGGACACCTCTGTTCACGTTACCATTCATCCTAAACCGATTGCTCCAACGGCAGTCTCTAATAGCCCTATTTGTGAAGGGGAAACCTTGCAATTATTCCATATCGGGGGCTGTGATGAAAGCCATTGGATAGCACCAAATGGAGCAATTATTATACAGACTACAGACACTTTAAGTATTGCTGCTGCTACCTCCAACTATCTTGCTGGAGATTGGATCTTCTTATGTGTGGATACGCTAACAGGTTGTATAGATAGTTCTAATGTTGTGAATGTGCAAATCAATCCAGTGCCTCCAATTGTATCTACCTTTAATAATGGTCCCATTTGTATAGGAGACAGTGTACGAGTAGGAGCAGCGCTATTGGGGGGAGCTAGTTATCAGTGGTATGCAGATTCATTACTAACCATTCCAATTGTTGGAGGAGTAGGACCTAGTGTGATTATTCCTAACATCACCACAGATTCTATTTTTTATGTGGCAACACAGCGAGCCAATTGTTTTTCTGTCGGACAAACATTAGTGGAGGTACACCCACCATCTGCTCAACCCAATATTAGTCCTGATTTTGATGTTTGTGAGGGAGATACCATTTTCTTAGGAACAACCAGCCCAGCAGATGATTATTTTTGGACCGTTCCTAGTGGTGGTATTATTAATGCACAAAATATAGCTGTAATCGCATTAAATACAGGAGCCTATCTTTTATCTATAGTTGACACCAATGGATGCCCTGTTCCAGACACCTCTGTTTTTATTACCGTTCAACCGCAGCCTACGCCACCTACTCTTGTTGGACCTCCAATTTGTGAAGGAGAATCCCTAATGCTAGTTGCTTTGGGGGCTTGTGATAGCATAGAATGGGTGGACCCATTTGGGGCAACTTTTGTAGACATAGATACCATTATTATTCTACCTGGAGATCCCAATTACATAGATGGGGGGATTTGGAGGGCACAGTGTATCAATACAACCACCAATTGCCAATCCTTAGTTTCTCTTAGCCACACTGCAAGAATACGAAGAATTCCTAACCGCCCAACAATTAATAATAATAGCCCTGTATGTATTGGTGAAAGTGTTACATTATCGACTCCAATGATTGGAGGAGCAACTTATAAATGGTATACGGCTGATTCAACGCTTTATATTAATGCTGGTGCTTTGGTTACTATTCCTAATATTACAACAGACAGCCTATTTCTTTTGTCTATTGAAATCAATGGCTGTACCAATTCGGATACGACCCATGTTTTGGTTTATCCTCAGCCTCCAACTCCTGCGCTACCCAATAGCATAGAAGTTTGTGAGTTGGATAGTATACGGTTTATGACAGCTCCTCAGACCGCTTATACATGGACAGGACCTAATGGCTTTTATTCCAACCAACAGAATCCTTTTATTTATCCTGCAACACTTGCAGATAGTGGAAAATATACATTAAGCATCAAAGATGCTAACCTTTGTTCCTCTGAGGATACGGCAGTACAGGTAATCGTACATGCATTACCTTTGGCACCAATTATTACTGCTCAAAGTACTGCTATTTGTGCTGGTGACAGCCTATTTATTTCATCCAATACCACTTGTGGAAAATTAGAGTGGGAAGGACCAACAGGCGTGTTGTTTTTGGCAGGGGATAGTATTGTGATAGACAGCTTGCACCCTGATTATCAAAACGGCAATTGGACGGTTCTGTGTATGGATACCGTTACAGGCTGCGCCAGTAGATCTAATCCACTAACCATAACCATTAAATCTATTCCTGCCTTGCCTATTTTGGCGAACACTAGCCCTATTTGTGAAGGAGGAGATGTCGATTTGAGCATGTCCTTAGTTGCAGGAGCTTCTTATCAGTGGTATGCATTGGACAGCACGCTTATTGATACTGTTCCCACTGTTACGATTGCTGGATTGAATAACGATACGATATTTTATGGAGTAGTTACGGTAAACGGTTGTAGCAATTTTGATACCACCCATGTTAGCGTTATCCCCAAAACCAATCCACCGAATATCATGGCACAAGAGGATACGCTGTGTAGTTCAAGTTTTATCCAATTTGGTATCAATCCGCCCACTAATTTAAGTTTTACTTACAATTGGACGGGACCCAATGGATATGTGGACACAGGTATCGCACCATTTATTTCACCTATAGATACCATTCATACAGGAACTTATTTTCTAAATGCTGTAGATGTTAATGGTTGCGTATCTTTGGATACTTCTATTTTTATATTGGTTCAGTCATTGCCACAAAAACCAGTGATTACAGGAACGAGTGTATTGTGTCAAGGAGACAGCATTCGTTTGGAGGGACCAACATGCGATAGTCTTGTTTGGAACAACCTCGCTTTTTCAGCCCTTGTTTCGGTAGTTGGAAGCCCTTATCTTACAATAGGTCCAGGAATGGTAGGCTATGATACTTTAGAGCATTGGCAGGTAAGGTGTTTTGATCGGACAACAGGTTGTGTTTCTCCTTATTCAGATGCTTTTCAAGTAAGCGTCAATCCATTACCCATAGGCATCACTCCAACGAATAGTGGCCCTGTTTGTTTTAATGGAAGTGCTACGTTATCAATTCCTCAACAAACAAATCCATCTACTTACCTTTGGTCTACGGATTCTTTAATGATAGACACAATAGGCACAGGAACTACTATTGTAGTGGATAATATTATTACTGATTCTACCTTTTATGTACAGGTTACGGATGCCTTGGGGTGCAGTTCTATTGGCTCAACAACCATTTTCTTAAGTACTCCACCAATCGTTCCCAATGCAACAACAGTTGATTCTGTTTTGTGTGAGGGAGGCAGTTTTATGCTGTTAGAATTGGGGTACCCTATGGTTGGATATGATTATTCTTGGACAGGCCCCAATGGCTTTGTTTCTATTGATAAATTTCCAACGATTTCAACTGCTACTGTGAATCAAGCAGGTTTTTATACTGTAGTAGTGATAGATTCGAATGGCTGTGCATCGCCAAGTGACTCTGTTTATGTAAGGGTAAATGCTTTGCCAACTAAGCCAACTATTGTTGGAGGTGGAAATATATGTTATGGCAGTCCTATTGTTTTAACTTCTAGCAGTAATTGTGATAGTATGGCATGGCTTAGTCCTGTTCGTACAATTGCTAATGCAGGAAATCAATTGACGCTAAATACATTGGATAGTGGATACACGAATACCACTTGGACTTTGTTGTGCTACGATACAACCTCTGGATGTTTTGATTCTTCTAATGCCGTTTTTGTCAATTTAGTGCCAGCCCCAAGTTTGCCAATTATTGATAATAACAATCCAATTTGTTATGGGGACAGTGCTGTATTTACTACGTTACCTGTTTTGGGGGCTACGAATATTTGGTATTCTGATGCCTTACTAACGGACTCTATAGGGGCTGGAGATACATTAATTATTCATAATATAACGAGTGATTCCGTTGTTTTTTTACAGCAGACAGTAAATGCTTGTACCGCTCCTATTGCATCTGATACCGCATTGTCTTTGCCTGTTCCCCCCATACCAATTGTAGGGGCAGATATTACTGTTTGTGCAGGCGAACCTATTGCCTTAACAAGTAGTACCCCCGCAGATGCTTATTGGTGGACACATCCTAATGGCTTTAATGCAACGCTTCAAAATCCAATTATTCCAGCGGCAACCTTAGCCGATACAGGAATTTATACACTAACCTTAATTGACACAAATGGCTGTGTTGCTCCTAGTGCTTTTATAAAAGTAAGTGTTAATCTTCCTCCGCCTTTACCAATTATTTTTGCAGATGATACCATCTGCCAAGGCGATACCATGACCTTGGGATGCAGTCCAGGTTCGCCTAACATTATCTCGCAATGGACAACGCCTATTAATACTATTTTAAACGATTCGATCATCCACATCTTAAACAGTAGCATTCATTATAAAGCAGGATTGTGGAGATTGATCTATACCAATACCATAACAGGTTGTGAATCCATAGCCGATACAATTATTACCATAGATACAATACCCAACCCTGGAATCATACTAAATACAGGACCTGTATGTATAGGGGATAGTGTTACCTTGGCTACGACTCAAATTTCGGGAGCTAGGACTTATGTTTGGTATCGAAGCGATACTACAATTATAGGCTATGGACAAACGATTAGCATTCCTAATATTGTTAGCGATACCTTTTTTGGATTGGTCATTCGTACGAATGCAGGATGTGGTTATTTTATGGATACTAATTTTGTATCTGTTCATCCGCCTTTGTCTAGTCCTCCAATTGTTGCCGATACCAATAACTGTGTAGGGGATTTATTATCATTGACTACGAATGCTGCTTCGGGATATACATGGACAGGACCCAATGGCGTTTTCTCTTATCAACAAAACCCAACAATTGGTCCACTTAGTCCAGCCGATTCAGGCTTGTACCAATTGACAATTGAAGGAGTTAACGGTTGTACTTCTCCTAGTACTGTGCTTCACATTGCTGTTCATGCTTCCCCTTTAGCACCAATAGCCACGAGCCTTAGTCCCATTTGTAATGGAGATACCTTATATCTAAACGCTACTACAACAGGAACTTGTGACGCTGCTTATTGGATAGGACCAGGAAATAGTACGATAACTGGAATGAATGCGACGATTCCAGCAGATAGCTTGCATTATCTTAGTGGAAACTGGCAGCTATTCTGTGTGGATACCACAACAACTTGTCAAACAGGATCTAACATTATTACGAGTACCATTCAAACCCTACCAACCATTAATACCATTAATAATGGACCAATATGTATTGGTGACAGTGTTCAATTAACAGCAAGTATTGTTGCAGGAGCCAACTATTTTTGGTACTCAGATTCTTTGTTAACCGATACGATTGGAACAAGCAGAAGCATTTGGGTTGATAGCATTTTAAGCGATAGCACTTTTTATGTAACGGCTGTTGACACCAATGGTTGTTCGTCTACTATCGCTTCAACACAGGTGTTGGTGCATCCAATGGTTATAGCTCCTTTGGTAGGAGCAGATATACAAATTTGCGAAGGCGATGCCATTCGTTTATCGACAGGAACGCTAGCAGCGGGGTATCATTGGACAGGTCCCAATAATTATAGTTCGAATCGGGCGAATCCTACTATCTTTAATGCTACTTCTGTTCATACAGGAACATATAGCTTATCTACTCAGTCGATAAATGGTTGCAATTCTGCTCCTGCTACGCTTCAAGTAACGGTTGATAGTTTGCCCACACCACCTACCATCGGCGGATTTGTTTATTTGTGTGCAGGCGATTCTTTGTTTTTAAATTCAGATAGTACTGCCAGCCATTGTGATTCTATGCAGTGGGTAGGACCTAATGGAGTGGTTGCTGGTGCGAATGTAGCCATCGCTTCTAGCGATTCAAACTATTCAGGTGGTTTGTGGAGATTGCAGTGTATGGATACAACAACAGGTTGTTGGAGCGAATCGAATCCTAGTGTTGTAATAATCTATACCACTCCTGATACACAGGCAACTTTTAATAACGGTCCTGTTTGTATAGGGGGAGATGTGCTTTTGAATACGCCTACCGCAGGAGCATTAGCCAGTTATACTTGGTATGCAGATTCTCTATTGACCAATATTTCAGGAACTGGACAAAATCCAACCATTGGTGGGATTATCAGTGATACAACTTTTTATTTAGTGATTACAAACGGAGGGGGCTGTACCTCAGCTCCCATACCTAGTCCTGTGACCGTATTACCATTGGGTAATGCGCCGATTGTACCAACAGATACCCAATATTGTGAGGGAGACCATATTATTTTAACAACGCCAACCCTTGCTAGTACTTATTATTGGACTAGCAGCAATGGTTTTTCGGACAGCCTCCAATCTTCGACTGTAACAACAAGCGCTACCGTTTTAGATTCAGGAACCTATAGTTTGATGGTTCGGGATACGAATAATTGCTTGTCAGCAACAGCTTCATTCCATCTTAGTATTAACCCTTTGCCTGTAAGCCCAGTGATTGTCAGCAATAGTCCTCTTTGTGATGGAGATACCTTACGATTGAGTTCTAGCGGGCAATGCGGCCAAGCTCAATGGATTGGGCCTTATGGTAATAACCCTGCTACTTTGGGTAGCCCTGGTGGAGTGAATCATTTATGGACAATAGGCAGTACGACCTTCATTCCTCCATCCGATTCAAATTATGGAACCAATAACTGGTACATGATCTGTATAGATACCCTAACAGGCTGTCGGGCAACTTCGAATACAATTGCTGTGACAATTGATGCTGCACCAGCCATTAATGCCATTTCTAATACTGGCCCCATCTGTTTGGGAGATACGGTAGAACTTTCAATTGGAGCCTCTTCAACTTCAGGCACAAGCCCTTTTGTTACTTGGTACACGGATGCTTCAATGAGTAATGCTGTTGCAACAGGTCTAAATCCTATTCTACCTTATATTAGCACTACAACAACTTTTTATGCCCAAGTAATGGATACGGTGACAGGCTGTATAGCCTATGACTCAACGAGGGTGGTTGTCCATCCAGTGCCTTTAACACCAGTGTTGCCTACTAATATTATATTGTGTGAGGGAGATTCATTAGCATTAACGACATCAACGGTTGCAAATGCTTATCATTGGACAGGACCCAATGGTTTTACCTCAAACTTGCAAAACCCTACTGCATTTGCCGCTTCCATTTTAGATTCAGGAACCTATTCTCTATCTATAATAGATAGTAATGCTTGCCAATCGTCCTCTGGAAATGTACAGGTAGTTGTGAATCCAATTCCTAATACACCTATTGTGATTAACAATAGCCCTGCTTGTACAGGAGACAGTATTTTATTGATGGCTTCCGCTATTGTTGGGGCAACGTATGAATGGTTTAAGCTTCCATCCAATACTAGTGTTGGGCAGGGACAAAATTACACCTTGACAAATGTTACCTTAGCTGATACGGGAAGTTATTATGTGATGGCAACCATAAACGGTTGTTCAACTAGTTCGAGTGCTACCGTAGTGACAGTTTATCCTAATAGCACAGCAATAGCAGTAGCAGGACCCGATCAAAGCTTATGCGCTCTAGATTCAACAACACTAACAGCTGTACCGCCTAGTGTTAATGTAATTGGGACGTGGACGACTAATTCGGGAGCCATTCTAGTTAACCCTAATCAAGCCAGTACTTTAGTCGCTAATTTATCAGTAGGAACGCATACCTTTTATTGGACTTTATCAAATGCTACTTGTCCTAGTATTTCTACCGATTCGGTTGTTGTTAGCGTCACGGCTCTAAGTTCAGATATTGCGAATGCAGGAATAGATCAGCATCTTTGTGGAGATTCAATCGCAATGCTTTCGGGGAATACACCTACAAGTAGTACGGGGAGATGGACTCAAACTATAGCGCAAGCCAATTTAGGCGTTACAATTGTAAATGCGAGTAACCCTTCCACCGCTATTAATGGTTTGAATCCTGGGAACCGTTATCAATTTGTCTGGGAATTTGAAAATGGAGATTGTGGTGTCCATTCAACGGATACGGTGGCAATAGCGATTGATATAGCACCAACAATTCCTGCTGTTGCAGGAACCGATATTATAACTTGTCATCAAGATACCATTGTCTTGTCTGCGACCAATCCGAGTGTAGGAACAGGCTTGTGGACAACAACTTCTTCAGCAATTATTATAACACCAAGCCAACACAATACGATTGTTACCAATTTATTGCAAGATACGACTTTGTTGGTGTGGACTTTATCAAATGGGGCTTGTCTAAACTATGCTTCAGACAGTATGCTAATTGTTTTGGGAGGTGCGAATCCAATTGCGAATCCTGATAATTTAGGTAGTCTCACCAGCAATGCTACTGTTGTTGTTAATGTGATCCCTAATGATATCTTGACCAATAATTGGGATATTTATATTCATACTCCTATGAGCAATGGACAGATGATTAATTTAAACAATGGTCAATTTGAATTAAATTTGCAAGGAGTTATGGGAGCACAGCAATTTATTTATGAGCTCTGTAACCCTGCTTGCCCAGCGAATTGTGATACTGCTCTAGTTGTTTTAGAGGTATTGCCAGTTGGAGATTGTGATATACCAAATATTTTTACCCCCAATGGGGATGGCGTAAATGATGTATTTGAAATCCCTTGTTTGGAAGGAAATCAGGCAGCTTGGTTGAATGTATTTAATAGATGGGGTGATTTGGTGTATGAGACCGATAATTACCAGAATCAATGGGATGGAACGCACTTAGGTAAAGCATTGCCTGATGGAACGTATTTTTATATTATAAAAATAGAAAATGGGCGACAACTCCAAGGATCGGTAGAAATTCGACGTTAA